In Antarcticibacterium arcticum, the genomic stretch ACCGGGCCCGCACCGCATCAAAGTCTACCGCACCTTTGGAGACAATTGTGGGGCGCTTTCGGCCATCCTTTCCCCGAAGCCATTTTGTTTTTCCTGCCGCCTGCCTACGGGACATCACTCTTCCTGCCCCATGCACCGTAGAAAATAATCCTTCCCTGGAGAGTGGAGTATCTTTTCCTTTAATAATTACTGAAGTATCTTCCATATTGGCTCCTATAAAACCGGTTTGGCCAGGAAATGCAGGGGTACACCCCTTGCGCACCACCCAGTATTTTTCCCCGAAATGTTCCTCCTGCCATGCAAAATTGTGATGATTGTGCACTTCAAATGTTGTTTCCCGGGTTCCCAGGATCTCCAATACTTTATTTACCACCACATCCCTTCCTGCATATGCGTATTCTCCTGCCAGATTCATGGCTGCGATATATTCCTGCCCAATGGCAGAATCAAGATCAAAAAGAATAGGTTTGGAATCCATTCCACCCTCCTTTGCGGGATCAAAAAATCCTTTATTCTGGGACATCGCTATAAATCCTGTGGTGGTTTTATGGCCGAAGCCGCGGGAACCAAAATGGACACCAATCCATAAATAACCCTCCTCATCTTCAAATAGGTCTACAAAATGATTTCCCGCCCCTACTGTTCCCAGTTGTTCTGTGGCAAGATCAAGAAGTTTACGCTGTGGGGAGAAATCGGCTTTTGCTATTTTGTCAAATACAGGATTATCCAGGGGTTCGTTATTGATACGCCCTACCCCAAAGGAAATTCGCCTGTAGATCTCATCCATTACTTTAGGCACATTAACATCGGCCGCTTTAATAGAGGTCCGCACGGCTTTGTTGCCACAGGCAATATCAAATCCTACCCCGGAGAGTGATATATGATCCTTATAAGCCACAGCCCCACCAATAGGATGACCGTAGCCGTAATGAGCATCTGCAGTAAGTACTGCCAAATCCTCGGGACCAAAACAGTTTTTGATCTGGGCAATGGATTTCTCGTCAATAAGTTCTTTTCCAAATATGGTTAACCTTGGCATAATCCCTCTTTTTGCCTAAAGAAAACAAATATTCAACCAAACTATTTGAAGAAAATATTAAAGTTTGATGGCCATTATGGAGATCTTTTAAACTGCATATTCTACTTCAGCCAGGTCTAAAACTTAAAAAAAAGTTATGTTTCAGGCATTCGGGCGTTGAAAATATTAGAAACCCTTAATTTTAAATTTAAATAAGAAAATTAGATGAAAAACATAAAAATTGGAATGGCGGGTTATGGAAAAGGCGGAAGGATATATAACGCACCCATCATTTCCAGCATAGATGGTTTTAAGATCTCTAAGATCATGACAACAGATCCCTTAAATACAGCTGCGGCCAGGGAGGATTTTCCAGATGCCCGCATTGTAGCAAAAATTGATGATATTACCAATGACCCGGCCATAGACCTGGTAGTTATTACTGCACCAAATCATTTACATAAAAAACTGGCCAAGAAAGCCCTTACTGCAGGCAAACATGTGGTAGTTGAAAAACCTTTTACACCTACTGTAAAAGAGGCAGAGGAATTGATCAAACTTGCCAATAAAAATAACCTGGTACTCACTGTTAATCATAACAGAAGATGGGACAGTGATTTTCTCA encodes the following:
- a CDS encoding RtcB family protein → MPRLTIFGKELIDEKSIAQIKNCFGPEDLAVLTADAHYGYGHPIGGAVAYKDHISLSGVGFDIACGNKAVRTSIKAADVNVPKVMDEIYRRISFGVGRINNEPLDNPVFDKIAKADFSPQRKLLDLATEQLGTVGAGNHFVDLFEDEEGYLWIGVHFGSRGFGHKTTTGFIAMSQNKGFFDPAKEGGMDSKPILFDLDSAIGQEYIAAMNLAGEYAYAGRDVVVNKVLEILGTRETTFEVHNHHNFAWQEEHFGEKYWVVRKGCTPAFPGQTGFIGANMEDTSVIIKGKDTPLSREGLFSTVHGAGRVMSRRQAAGKTKWLRGKDGRKRPTIVSKGAVDFDAVRARLKNKVVLRGGGADEAPEAYKNLDEVLKHQGETIEVLHRLKPIGVAMAGDGTFDPYKD